The proteins below come from a single Gimesia alba genomic window:
- a CDS encoding FAD-dependent oxidoreductase produces MLSEYDVIIVGGGGSGLAAAARALEFGARVLVLEKQPQLGGTTGMAIGSFTANGTGLQQAAGISDNADDHEIDAGQFAAPEIESHSNNELRRFFLGQTAETLEWLRGMGLYFHGPNPEPPNRVPRMHNIVPNAKAYIAAFQAQILKHKGTIVCDAPVVELVLEGQRVTGVVAQIEGERKTIKAKRGVVLAAGDYANAPEIIGRFKGDQFKSIEGVNPKAGGDGHLLAEHVGAQLLNMDITYGPELRFVPPPGDPFEQLLPTSGFLAKVMGRLVPLLPQFLINWRIKRLLLTWQHPENSLFDEGAILVNADGRRFCNEKDSPQREIAISKQPGKAAYILLDERIAAHFSAWPHFISTAPKIAYAYVDDYLKLRPDVSMAGTLEKIAEQRHLNVAHLHEAVNQFNEYVSGQQTDSFGRVTDSHPLDGNRWVLLGPAKAYFTTTEGGVAINQSLQALDENGTPIPGLFAIGCNGMGGQVLWGHGLHIAWAITSGRLVGELLGRNTN; encoded by the coding sequence GTGTTATCCGAATATGATGTAATTATCGTTGGTGGGGGCGGAAGTGGACTGGCGGCAGCGGCGCGGGCGCTGGAGTTCGGGGCGCGGGTGCTGGTACTGGAAAAGCAGCCTCAACTGGGAGGCACAACGGGGATGGCCATCGGTTCGTTCACAGCGAATGGGACCGGTCTGCAACAGGCGGCGGGGATCAGTGATAACGCCGACGATCATGAAATCGACGCCGGTCAGTTTGCCGCTCCCGAGATTGAATCGCACAGCAACAACGAGCTCCGCCGATTTTTCCTGGGACAGACCGCCGAGACGCTGGAATGGCTGCGCGGCATGGGGCTGTATTTTCACGGTCCCAATCCGGAACCACCCAACCGCGTGCCACGGATGCATAATATTGTACCCAATGCGAAAGCATACATCGCCGCGTTTCAAGCTCAAATTTTGAAACACAAGGGGACGATCGTCTGTGATGCACCCGTAGTAGAACTGGTGTTAGAGGGGCAACGCGTTACAGGAGTGGTCGCGCAGATTGAAGGCGAACGGAAAACCATCAAAGCGAAGCGAGGCGTAGTTCTGGCGGCGGGAGATTATGCGAACGCGCCGGAAATCATCGGGCGGTTTAAAGGGGATCAATTCAAGTCGATCGAAGGCGTGAATCCCAAAGCGGGCGGCGACGGACATCTGCTCGCAGAACACGTCGGCGCGCAACTGTTAAATATGGACATCACCTATGGTCCCGAACTGCGGTTCGTGCCCCCTCCCGGTGATCCGTTTGAACAACTTCTGCCAACGAGTGGATTTCTCGCAAAAGTGATGGGGCGGCTCGTGCCTTTACTGCCCCAGTTTCTCATCAACTGGCGGATTAAACGCTTACTCTTAACCTGGCAGCATCCGGAAAATTCCCTGTTTGACGAGGGAGCAATATTAGTTAACGCGGACGGTCGCCGGTTCTGTAACGAAAAAGATTCTCCCCAGCGGGAAATCGCGATCTCGAAACAGCCGGGCAAAGCCGCTTATATTTTATTGGACGAACGGATCGCCGCGCATTTTAGTGCGTGGCCGCATTTTATTTCGACGGCGCCGAAGATTGCCTACGCCTATGTGGATGATTATCTCAAACTCCGGCCCGATGTCAGCATGGCTGGTACGCTGGAAAAAATCGCGGAGCAGCGTCATCTGAATGTGGCTCACTTGCATGAAGCAGTCAATCAATTCAACGAGTATGTTTCCGGTCAACAGACAGATTCGTTCGGCCGTGTCACAGATTCGCACCCCTTGGACGGCAATCGCTGGGTGTTACTCGGGCCAGCCAAAGCCTATTTCACGACGACCGAAGGAGGCGTGGCCATCAATCAGAGTCTGCAGGCCCTCGATGAAAACGGAACGCCGATTCCCGGCCTGTTTGCGATCGGCTGTAACGGCATGGGAGGTCAGGTGCTCTGGGGGCACGGCTTGCACATCGCCTGGGCCATCACCAGCGGTCGACTGGTGGGGGAACTCTTGGGCCGGAATACGAATTGA
- a CDS encoding sulfatase family protein — protein sequence MISHHSRGWSLLFILFLFAPLTFSKAAEQPNFLIIFTDDQGINDVGCYGSEIPTPHIDQLAKEGLLFRQYYSASAICTPSRFGILTGRNPSRSKDQLLGALMFMSDVDRNRGIQPGETTIADVLQKNGYQTALIGKWHLGHGANSFLPTSHGFDLFRGHTGGCIDYFTMTYGNLPDWYHNQQHVSENGYATDLITEEAEHFLKAQRTASKPFFLFLSYNAPHFGKGWSPGDQSPVNIMQPQGADLKRVGSIKDKVRREFAAMTVALDDGIGRVMATLKNNGLDKNTLVIFMTDHGGTYVYGGSNHPYRGAKATLFEGGIRVPCIMRWPGKIKAATETNEVTWALDLFPTICQFANVKTDGLTLDGQDISGLLTQQTPVGKRELFWQLGPHEELKRGRWTALRQGDWKYIQNEAGEEFLFDLKTDPYEKQNQKQHKAEKLAEFQKRRDEIADQLSP from the coding sequence ATGATATCGCACCATTCCCGAGGCTGGTCTCTGCTGTTCATTCTGTTTTTGTTCGCCCCACTCACTTTTTCGAAGGCAGCAGAACAGCCGAATTTCCTGATCATTTTTACCGACGATCAGGGCATCAACGATGTCGGCTGTTATGGAAGTGAAATTCCCACTCCGCACATCGATCAACTGGCGAAAGAGGGCCTGCTGTTTCGGCAATATTATTCGGCTTCCGCGATTTGCACTCCTTCCCGTTTTGGAATCCTGACGGGCCGCAATCCGAGTCGCTCAAAAGACCAGTTGCTCGGCGCGTTGATGTTTATGAGCGACGTTGATCGAAATCGCGGCATTCAACCCGGTGAAACCACCATCGCGGACGTTCTCCAAAAGAACGGTTATCAGACCGCATTGATCGGAAAATGGCATCTGGGTCACGGTGCGAATTCCTTCCTGCCAACCTCCCACGGCTTTGATCTGTTCCGAGGACACACGGGCGGCTGCATTGACTATTTCACAATGACGTATGGTAATCTCCCCGACTGGTATCACAACCAGCAGCATGTTTCCGAAAATGGGTACGCGACCGATTTAATCACCGAAGAAGCAGAACATTTTTTGAAAGCACAGCGCACAGCGAGCAAACCCTTTTTTCTGTTCCTGTCTTATAACGCCCCGCATTTTGGGAAAGGCTGGTCTCCCGGCGATCAAAGCCCCGTAAATATCATGCAGCCACAAGGAGCCGATTTGAAGCGGGTCGGCAGCATTAAAGACAAAGTCCGCCGCGAATTCGCTGCCATGACCGTCGCGCTGGATGATGGCATTGGACGCGTGATGGCAACTCTCAAAAACAACGGACTGGATAAAAACACGCTGGTCATTTTCATGACAGATCACGGCGGCACCTACGTCTATGGTGGCAGTAATCACCCCTATCGCGGTGCGAAAGCCACGCTGTTTGAAGGGGGGATTCGCGTTCCCTGCATCATGCGCTGGCCTGGAAAGATTAAAGCAGCGACAGAAACAAACGAAGTCACCTGGGCGCTGGACCTGTTTCCCACAATCTGCCAGTTTGCCAATGTAAAAACCGATGGGTTAACCTTGGATGGTCAGGATATCTCCGGTCTGCTCACTCAACAAACGCCTGTCGGAAAGAGAGAACTATTCTGGCAACTGGGTCCACATGAAGAATTAAAACGGGGCCGCTGGACCGCGTTGCGACAAGGAGACTGGAAATATATCCAGAACGAAGCGGGCGAAGAATTTCTGTTCGACCTTAAAACCGACCCTTATGAGAAGCAGAACCAGAAGCAACACAAAGCAGAAAAACTGGCAGAGTTCCAGAAACGTCGAGATGAAATTGCCGATCAATTATCACCTTAG
- a CDS encoding PSD1 and planctomycete cytochrome C domain-containing protein, producing the protein MRKRITLISAACWFLAISFYAEEPAWSAKKPTGKSAQAKMDPKQRAFFENKIRPVLVKKCYSCHSSKSEELGGKLRMDTRDGMRVGGESGPAFVEGRPNESLLIQALRYDDLEMPPDEPLSEAVINDFITWVKMGVPDPRIDHPLIAKKPTEDSTVAKPELWSFQPVRNPAPPAVQNQSWVYDPLDHFVLSRIEAAELNPTHDAAPVRLVRRLYYDLTGLPPTAEQVEAFLDDYQRRQQQAVAHLVDELLASPHFGERWGRHWLDVARYGESNGNDGLGRNPTFPHAWRYRDFVIQALNNDVPYDRFLTEQIAGDLLTAKTPEERDRLLLATGFLAIGSKPAKAMNVNFDMDVVNDQINVISTGVMGLSVACARCHDHKHDPIPTADYYAMAGIFLSTETMWGYAANQPLTAPETPLHVLKSKHHYMPPPDSGAQPKVDPHTLSRKKKPKNVYPPGTALAMGVREKKKPVDCKINIKGESKKLGPSVPRGFLSACKVTQPPKIDDKQSGRLQLAEWLTSADHPQTARVMVNRIWLHLFGQALVRTPDDFGIYGERPTHPQLLDHLATRFRTEGWSIKQLIRSIVLSRTYQLSSFCDDLILDADPENKLLCRHNRRRLDAESLRDSILAASGQLNREPGLGSSIAHVDELVNKAGNLHLPDNHRSIYLCMMRHSEPPELSSFDLPDSTKPVGKRNETTLPTQSLFLINSHFLIEQSQLFAKDILLNPKLNDSQRIHLVYRRALNRVPESSELSRALALIQDVNTALKTEISQDKLRRQTVWATLCQALLNTNEFRYVD; encoded by the coding sequence ATGCGTAAACGAATCACCCTGATCTCTGCAGCTTGTTGGTTTCTCGCGATCTCGTTCTACGCAGAAGAACCGGCCTGGAGTGCAAAGAAACCGACAGGTAAGTCAGCCCAGGCAAAGATGGATCCGAAGCAGCGGGCATTTTTTGAAAATAAAATCCGCCCCGTGCTCGTCAAAAAATGTTACTCCTGCCATTCCTCCAAATCAGAGGAACTGGGTGGCAAGCTGCGGATGGATACCCGCGACGGCATGCGCGTCGGGGGTGAATCAGGCCCCGCTTTTGTCGAAGGTCGCCCTAATGAGAGCCTGTTGATTCAAGCCCTGCGTTATGATGACCTGGAAATGCCACCCGATGAGCCACTGTCGGAAGCCGTCATCAATGACTTTATAACGTGGGTCAAAATGGGCGTGCCTGATCCGCGCATTGATCATCCGCTGATTGCTAAAAAACCGACGGAAGATTCCACGGTAGCAAAACCGGAACTCTGGTCGTTTCAACCGGTCAGAAATCCAGCGCCTCCCGCTGTCCAGAATCAAAGTTGGGTTTATGATCCTCTCGACCATTTTGTACTCTCACGAATTGAAGCGGCCGAGCTAAACCCTACCCACGATGCAGCACCCGTCAGACTGGTGCGACGTTTGTACTACGATTTGACTGGCCTGCCCCCCACAGCAGAGCAGGTGGAAGCATTCCTGGACGACTATCAACGGCGTCAACAACAGGCAGTCGCTCATCTGGTCGATGAATTACTGGCGTCTCCTCATTTCGGCGAACGCTGGGGGCGTCACTGGCTGGATGTCGCGCGCTACGGTGAATCGAACGGCAATGATGGTCTGGGTCGCAATCCAACCTTTCCTCATGCCTGGCGCTATCGTGATTTTGTCATCCAGGCATTGAACAACGACGTTCCCTACGATCGCTTTCTGACCGAACAGATTGCCGGTGATTTACTCACAGCAAAGACTCCCGAAGAACGGGACCGCCTGCTGCTCGCGACCGGATTCCTGGCCATTGGCTCGAAGCCCGCGAAAGCAATGAACGTGAATTTCGATATGGACGTCGTCAACGATCAGATTAACGTCATCAGCACAGGCGTGATGGGACTGAGTGTCGCCTGTGCCCGCTGTCATGATCACAAGCACGATCCCATTCCGACAGCCGACTACTATGCTATGGCCGGCATATTCCTCAGTACCGAAACGATGTGGGGCTATGCCGCCAATCAACCATTGACCGCACCGGAAACTCCCCTGCATGTTCTGAAATCGAAACACCACTATATGCCACCGCCAGACAGCGGTGCGCAGCCTAAGGTTGATCCGCATACCCTGTCTCGAAAAAAGAAACCGAAAAATGTTTATCCTCCCGGGACGGCTCTGGCGATGGGGGTCCGCGAAAAGAAAAAACCGGTTGACTGCAAAATCAATATCAAAGGGGAATCCAAGAAACTGGGGCCCAGTGTACCTCGCGGTTTCCTGTCGGCCTGTAAAGTGACGCAGCCCCCGAAAATCGATGACAAACAAAGTGGCCGCCTGCAACTGGCAGAGTGGCTCACCTCAGCAGATCACCCGCAAACCGCGCGGGTGATGGTCAACCGCATCTGGCTGCACCTGTTTGGCCAGGCACTCGTTCGTACTCCGGATGATTTTGGTATCTATGGCGAACGACCGACTCACCCCCAACTACTCGATCACCTGGCCACCCGCTTCCGTACCGAAGGCTGGTCGATCAAACAACTGATTCGCAGCATCGTCCTCAGCCGCACGTATCAGCTCAGCAGCTTCTGTGACGACCTGATTCTGGATGCGGATCCGGAAAACAAACTTCTCTGTCGACATAATCGTCGCCGACTGGATGCCGAATCGTTGCGTGACAGCATCCTCGCTGCCAGCGGGCAACTCAACAGAGAACCTGGCCTGGGTTCTTCGATCGCACATGTGGACGAACTGGTCAACAAAGCCGGCAACCTGCATCTGCCCGATAATCACCGCAGCATTTACCTGTGCATGATGCGTCATTCTGAACCACCGGAGCTGTCCTCGTTCGACCTGCCCGATTCAACCAAACCGGTTGGCAAACGAAATGAAACCACACTGCCGACACAGAGTCTGTTTCTGATTAACAGTCATTTCCTGATTGAACAGTCACAATTATTTGCCAAAGACATTTTGTTGAATCCCAAACTGAATGATTCTCAACGCATTCATCTCGTATATCGGCGCGCTTTAAATCGTGTTCCGGAATCGTCTGAACTGTCGCGGGCTCTGGCATTGATTCAAGACGTCAACACAGCACTGAAAACAGAAATATCCCAGGATAAGCTTCGTCGTCAAACGGTCTGGGCCACACTCTGCCAGGCACTGTTAAACACTAATGAATTTCGCTACGTTGATTAA
- a CDS encoding DUF502 domain-containing protein, which produces MSQHVTKSFGFLKTTAIGGLIFLLPLIVIGALVGQIVPIVLTVAEVLSDYIPVKTPAGIAMLIALSIGIVLLMCFAAGLIARWSIGKKLSRFVEKNLILLFPRYAIYREQLKGSIGGDHNKPEMIPVLVRFNDVTRIAFQAERTEGPLISIYLPGSPDPWSGCVIFMTPDRVETLDIPFSEALGICERMGRESLQLLDQQPPLTQN; this is translated from the coding sequence ATGTCACAGCACGTCACAAAGAGTTTCGGGTTCCTGAAAACCACCGCCATTGGGGGCCTGATCTTTCTGCTCCCGTTGATCGTCATCGGTGCCCTGGTTGGCCAGATTGTGCCCATCGTGCTGACCGTGGCGGAAGTGCTCTCCGACTATATTCCTGTGAAAACTCCCGCCGGCATCGCGATGTTAATTGCCCTCTCGATCGGCATTGTCCTCCTGATGTGTTTTGCCGCCGGCCTGATTGCCCGCTGGTCGATTGGTAAAAAGCTCTCGCGTTTCGTCGAAAAGAATCTGATTTTGCTCTTCCCCCGTTATGCCATTTATCGGGAGCAACTCAAAGGCAGCATCGGCGGCGATCATAATAAACCGGAAATGATTCCGGTCCTCGTCCGCTTTAATGACGTCACCCGGATTGCCTTTCAAGCCGAGCGCACTGAAGGTCCCCTGATCTCAATTTACCTGCCCGGCTCCCCCGATCCCTGGTCCGGCTGCGTGATCTTCATGACTCCTGATCGCGTCGAAACACTGGACATCCCCTTTTCCGAAGCACTCGGCATCTGCGAACGCATGGGCCGAGAATCACTGCAATTGCTCGATCAGCAACCACCGCTCACACAAAATTAA
- a CDS encoding SEC-C metal-binding domain-containing protein — translation MRLSEEQIKQAILHPDLDARTLALQYFTKSFTEDTTIMPLVIKAVEQYGREPSIPLIRESFHLPQTETTIEWCIDELRHHENSDGSRYTYALSDLLTHADPQLTRTRESEILALPCFDTILAYSFSERIQLLDEDADSLWKKLFDFCESESDPDLYDMDLPHACRLSEALGRLGAEVADRVLELLNEEIDYSVSSPRLLMQAFLLYLAGNLRLTAAVPLLIESLKITDDWLNEEAERALVKIGGDVVVEAVVNEFPTADWHFQISGSSILENIHSDLAIQKSIELFIEEPDDTILTFLGQATLSHFSTDAIEPVCEFIRTTAIDPDVIKLRETLIAVSTVLGVEFPEYEEWKQANEEAETIRRALYSEQLGNHTFGFSGDLLVDLEEDIADTEIEPVTQPTYFPNTIVREEARIGRNDSCPCGSGKKYKKCCLNKS, via the coding sequence ATGCGACTATCGGAAGAACAAATCAAACAAGCGATCCTGCATCCCGATCTTGATGCCAGAACCCTGGCGCTCCAATATTTCACCAAATCATTCACTGAAGATACTACGATCATGCCGCTCGTCATCAAAGCGGTTGAACAATATGGTCGTGAGCCATCGATCCCCCTGATCAGAGAAAGTTTCCATTTACCACAGACCGAAACCACGATTGAGTGGTGCATCGATGAACTACGACATCATGAAAATTCAGATGGTTCTCGATATACCTATGCCCTGTCTGATCTACTGACTCATGCGGACCCTCAGCTGACGCGGACCAGGGAGTCGGAGATCCTGGCTCTACCATGCTTTGATACGATTTTGGCATATTCTTTTTCTGAACGTATCCAGCTACTTGATGAGGATGCCGATTCCCTCTGGAAAAAACTGTTTGATTTTTGTGAAAGTGAATCAGACCCAGATCTATATGATATGGATTTACCACATGCATGCCGACTTTCTGAAGCCCTGGGACGTTTGGGGGCCGAGGTTGCTGATCGGGTTTTGGAACTGCTGAACGAAGAGATTGACTATTCCGTAAGTTCGCCGAGGCTCTTGATGCAGGCATTCCTGCTTTATCTGGCGGGTAATTTACGACTGACAGCGGCAGTTCCATTGCTGATCGAGTCTCTCAAAATCACCGATGACTGGCTTAACGAAGAAGCCGAAAGAGCGCTTGTCAAAATTGGTGGCGACGTGGTTGTCGAGGCTGTCGTGAATGAATTTCCTACGGCAGATTGGCATTTCCAGATTTCCGGATCCAGTATCCTGGAGAATATACACAGTGATCTTGCCATTCAAAAGAGCATCGAACTTTTTATAGAAGAACCTGACGATACGATTCTCACCTTTCTGGGCCAGGCGACCCTCTCGCATTTTTCAACGGACGCTATTGAACCGGTATGTGAATTCATTCGCACCACCGCAATTGATCCCGACGTGATAAAATTGCGAGAAACGTTGATTGCGGTCAGTACCGTACTGGGCGTCGAATTTCCCGAGTACGAAGAATGGAAGCAGGCCAATGAAGAAGCTGAGACAATCCGCAGGGCTCTTTACTCGGAACAGCTTGGAAACCATACCTTTGGTTTCTCAGGTGATTTGCTGGTCGATCTTGAAGAAGACATTGCTGATACGGAGATCGAACCAGTGACTCAACCAACCTACTTCCCAAATACAATCGTCAGGGAAGAAGCACGAATTGGACGCAACGATTCTTGTCCCTGTGGAAGTGGTAAGAAATACAAGAAGTGCTGTTTGAACAAATCGTGA
- a CDS encoding DUF1501 domain-containing protein: MLGMSRREMLKSASCGFGYLAMSALCGKTSFAGGSAAIANLNARSPQLPARAKRVIFLCMSGGPAQLDTFDYKPQTGKKKHAGSAFKFAQHGESGLWISELLPETAKHADKLCVLNGMYADITNHAQSFLQLHTGDRLRPRPSLGSWVVYGLGTENQNVPGFISLYPSKPSVYSSALLPPVYEGTPIGLNTTNMSKATIKNIKSDHVPTAVKRRQLDFVQAMNREHATRRPDDARLEAVIQSMELGFRMQMAAPELLDISQETKSTLERYRVGQGKVVGTCKNSDFGRQCLLARRFAEAGVRFIEVNHGSWDQHKNHRADLTANCESTDAPIAALLEDLEQRGLLDETLVVWGGEFGRPGLVPESKKDSTGHNARGFTFWMAGGGIKRGLAYGKTDPTGARAIEGKVHFRDLHATILHQLGLQHDKLTYHQGEREFRLTGTEGGKVVHDIIA; the protein is encoded by the coding sequence ATGCTTGGAATGTCGCGACGGGAAATGTTGAAATCAGCCTCGTGTGGCTTTGGCTATCTGGCGATGTCTGCTCTCTGCGGCAAGACATCCTTCGCCGGAGGTTCCGCTGCCATCGCGAATCTGAATGCCCGATCTCCTCAACTGCCGGCCCGCGCGAAACGCGTCATCTTCCTCTGCATGAGCGGCGGTCCTGCCCAGCTCGATACCTTCGATTACAAACCCCAAACCGGGAAGAAGAAACACGCCGGCTCTGCTTTTAAGTTCGCACAGCACGGCGAAAGTGGTCTCTGGATTTCTGAGCTGCTCCCTGAAACGGCCAAACACGCGGACAAACTCTGCGTCTTAAATGGGATGTACGCGGACATCACCAATCACGCCCAATCCTTCCTGCAGCTGCATACCGGCGATCGACTGCGTCCCCGTCCCAGTCTGGGTTCCTGGGTCGTATATGGTTTAGGTACCGAAAACCAGAATGTCCCCGGCTTCATCAGCCTCTATCCTTCGAAACCATCCGTTTATTCCAGTGCCTTACTGCCCCCGGTTTATGAGGGAACACCAATTGGCCTCAACACCACGAATATGTCAAAGGCAACCATCAAGAACATCAAAAGTGATCACGTACCGACGGCGGTCAAACGACGACAACTCGATTTCGTACAAGCCATGAATCGTGAGCACGCCACCCGTCGTCCCGACGATGCCCGCCTGGAAGCCGTCATTCAATCGATGGAACTGGGCTTTCGCATGCAGATGGCGGCTCCTGAACTGCTCGACATCAGCCAGGAAACGAAATCGACCCTCGAACGCTATCGTGTCGGCCAGGGTAAAGTGGTCGGCACCTGTAAGAATTCCGACTTCGGACGCCAGTGCCTGTTAGCCCGCCGCTTTGCAGAAGCCGGCGTGCGGTTCATCGAAGTCAATCACGGCAGTTGGGACCAGCATAAGAATCACCGTGCCGACCTGACGGCGAATTGTGAATCGACGGATGCTCCCATCGCCGCCCTGCTGGAAGACCTGGAGCAACGGGGCCTGCTCGACGAAACTCTGGTCGTCTGGGGAGGCGAATTCGGCCGTCCCGGTCTGGTTCCGGAAAGTAAAAAAGACAGCACCGGCCATAACGCCCGCGGCTTCACGTTCTGGATGGCAGGTGGCGGCATCAAACGCGGTCTGGCTTATGGAAAAACCGATCCCACCGGTGCCCGCGCCATCGAAGGCAAAGTCCACTTCCGCGATCTGCACGCCACGATCTTACATCAACTCGGCCTGCAGCACGACAAGCTGACGTACCATCAGGGGGAACGGGAATTCCGCCTGACCGGCACCGAAGGCGGCAAAGTGGTGCACGACATCATTGCCTGA
- a CDS encoding NPCBM/NEW2 domain-containing protein: MRVRRLVFGLILLTLCVSASNSLWAWGKGHRLIRLWAVARLPEWQTELIGQENLARLCRDYTSLQDKHAGGKAPQLDPYCLVPGVRLSLHDVNPPMQSATAIQWYLEQIANNLQAGKTDEAMKFLGVLCHWNEDPGCPSAHSSPVSELQLKTLIPPPKDKARLNYLFGAGGFMDSGDYQLADEKYTPRLLGRTRSEAALRIYEHQKLLRHHAAAHIIPIVQDTMQGDGTKADEHRAAAALANGRHTADVIFTAICLATDHSEDQEFLFEGQPLTDWLPDFRGRMIPHPYYVKPFLVNQAMDAKRRLHPLKIGATEYETGYGMGTPFELDFVLAPGNVFSRFTCDVGLHPTAGKKGAVQFAVVANGKELVRTKPVRVGDAPVKLDIPLPQADVLKLTLQTIAGEGSEPSHNLAVWGTPTLKAK; encoded by the coding sequence ATGCGCGTGCGTCGTCTTGTTTTTGGATTGATACTCTTGACCTTGTGCGTTTCTGCATCGAATTCGCTCTGGGCCTGGGGGAAAGGGCATCGGCTGATTCGACTCTGGGCGGTGGCACGACTGCCGGAATGGCAAACCGAATTGATTGGCCAGGAGAATCTCGCCCGTCTCTGTCGGGACTATACTTCACTGCAGGATAAACATGCTGGCGGAAAAGCGCCCCAGCTGGATCCCTATTGCCTGGTGCCGGGCGTGCGGCTGTCTCTACATGATGTCAACCCGCCAATGCAAAGTGCGACTGCCATTCAATGGTACCTGGAACAGATCGCCAACAACCTGCAGGCCGGCAAAACGGATGAAGCGATGAAATTCCTGGGAGTCCTCTGTCACTGGAACGAAGATCCGGGTTGCCCCTCGGCTCACAGCAGCCCTGTTTCCGAGTTGCAGCTCAAAACGCTGATTCCCCCTCCCAAAGACAAAGCTCGTCTCAATTATCTGTTTGGGGCAGGTGGCTTCATGGACTCCGGCGATTATCAGCTGGCGGACGAAAAGTATACGCCCCGGCTGCTGGGACGGACGCGCAGCGAAGCGGCGCTACGAATCTATGAGCATCAGAAGCTGCTGAGGCACCATGCCGCGGCACATATCATTCCCATCGTGCAGGACACGATGCAAGGAGACGGAACAAAAGCGGACGAACACCGGGCGGCAGCGGCCCTGGCCAACGGACGCCACACGGCGGATGTCATCTTCACTGCGATCTGCCTGGCGACCGATCACAGTGAAGATCAGGAGTTTCTCTTCGAGGGACAGCCCCTGACCGACTGGTTGCCTGACTTCCGGGGGCGGATGATTCCCCACCCGTATTACGTGAAACCGTTCCTGGTGAATCAGGCGATGGACGCAAAACGACGACTGCACCCCCTGAAAATCGGCGCGACGGAATACGAAACCGGCTATGGAATGGGGACCCCGTTTGAACTGGATTTCGTGCTGGCCCCGGGGAACGTCTTTTCGCGTTTCACCTGCGACGTCGGACTACATCCCACCGCAGGTAAGAAAGGAGCCGTCCAGTTCGCGGTCGTGGCGAACGGCAAAGAACTGGTCCGCACCAAACCGGTTCGCGTGGGCGATGCCCCAGTCAAACTGGACATTCCCCTGCCCCAGGCAGATGTGCTGAAACTCACTTTGCAAACCATCGCCGGTGAAGGTTCCGAACCGAGCCATAACCTGGCGGTCTGGGGAACGCCGACGTTGAAGGCTAAGTAA
- a CDS encoding MotA/TolQ/ExbB proton channel family protein, protein MAESKSKSTHELTDTLNEPKVNALREWMIYSVIFTGLILLLCGRLIYLALLSDVTGICILILVLFVCALARNAWDVSYIDRQRSLAHQQVKELIKSNKISAAFLKNSEPSILRDHLLNLNAIAKKDPMVSQENLVVLMQSKLNARLRLTELASSMLVTLGLVGTIVGLIGSVGGISVVVEAVGSDRDQLMSGMRETLGGMGTAFYTTLLGALFGGIVLRILSSVVNSHADSLIAYIAELAEVYMVPTLRRSSRKRTKNGNLEIDVSEAVS, encoded by the coding sequence GTGGCAGAATCAAAATCAAAATCAACACATGAACTTACCGACACTTTAAACGAGCCCAAAGTCAATGCACTGCGCGAATGGATGATTTACAGTGTCATTTTCACTGGCCTGATCCTTCTGCTTTGTGGTCGCTTAATCTATCTGGCACTCCTGTCGGATGTAACAGGAATCTGCATCCTGATCCTCGTCTTGTTTGTCTGCGCACTGGCGCGAAATGCATGGGACGTATCCTATATAGATCGACAACGTTCATTAGCACATCAGCAGGTTAAAGAACTGATTAAAAGCAACAAAATCAGCGCTGCATTTCTGAAAAATTCAGAGCCCAGCATACTCCGCGACCATCTACTGAATCTGAATGCGATTGCGAAAAAAGATCCCATGGTCTCGCAGGAAAACCTGGTGGTCCTCATGCAAAGCAAACTGAACGCTCGTTTGAGATTGACCGAGCTGGCCTCAAGCATGCTGGTCACTCTCGGCCTGGTAGGAACGATTGTCGGACTGATTGGATCGGTAGGTGGAATCAGCGTGGTTGTGGAAGCCGTTGGTTCCGATCGAGATCAGCTTATGTCCGGAATGCGCGAAACTCTGGGGGGAATGGGAACCGCGTTCTATACAACCCTGCTGGGTGCGCTGTTCGGAGGCATTGTCCTGAGAATTCTGTCTTCAGTCGTGAACAGTCATGCGGACAGTCTGATTGCTTATATCGCTGAACTGGCAGAAGTCTATATGGTCCCTACACTCCGCAGATCCAGCAGAAAAAGAACGAAGAACGGCAATCTCGAGATCGATGTTTCGGAAGCCGTTTCATGA